In Bradyrhizobium guangdongense, the sequence TCTAGGCTTCATGGTTTTATAATGCAACCACACAAGCGCGTGATCGGCGCTCAAGCTGCGCGAACGCGACAGGATGAAAGCGATGGTGAAACGAACCAGCTTCGAAGGCGATTCATGCCCGATCGCGCGCTCGCTTGAGGCGCTCGGCGATTGGTGGTCGCTCTTGATCATTCGCGAGGCGTTGTTCGGGCTGCGTCGCTTCGGCGAATTCCAGAACAAGCTCGGCATGGCCAAGAACATCCTGGCGGCGCGGCTGCGCTCCCTCGTCGACCACGGCATTCTCGCGACCGCCCCTGCCTCCGACGGCAGCGCCTACCAGGAATATGTGCTGACGCCGAAGGGCCGCGGCACCTTCCCGATCCTGGTGGCGCTCCGGCAATGGAGCGAGGAA encodes:
- a CDS encoding winged helix-turn-helix transcriptional regulator produces the protein MVKRTSFEGDSCPIARSLEALGDWWSLLIIREALFGLRRFGEFQNKLGMAKNILAARLRSLVDHGILATAPASDGSAYQEYVLTPKGRGTFPILVALRQWSEEFDDHPEEIATILVDRARGRPVKKLEMRAEDGRLLSPADTTLKPRPAPRRRSSALNR